The following are from one region of the Hemitrygon akajei unplaced genomic scaffold, sHemAka1.3 Scf000100, whole genome shotgun sequence genome:
- the LOC140723109 gene encoding uncharacterized protein: MAHQRVHTGERPFTCSDCGKGFTRLSDLMAHQRVHTGERPFICSDCGKGFILSSKLKIHQRVHTGERPFTCSDCGKGFTQSSYLLVHQSVHTGERPFTCSECGKGFTQSSTLMAHQRVHSGERLFSCSDCGRGFTRSYKLKVHQRVHTGERPFTCSDCGKGFTQSCLLKLHQRVHTGERPFTCSDCGKGFTCSSQLKVHQRVHTGERPFTCTVCGKGFTLSPHLLRHQLVHTGEWPFTCSVCGKGFTESSFLQRHQSVHTGKWRFTCSDCGKGFNRLSHLLSHQSAHTGKGPFNCSICGKGFISSSQLKIHQRFHTGERPFSCTDCGKGFTMSSHLKVHQRVHTGERPFTCSDCGKGFTSSSQLKVHQRVHTGERPFTCSDCGKGFTRTSQLQRHQRVHTG; the protein is encoded by the coding sequence atggctcaccagcgagttcacactggggagaggccgttcacctgctcagactgtggtaagggattcactcggttatctgacctaatggctcaccagcgagttcacactggggagaggccgttcatctgctcagactgtgggaagggattcattttgtCATCTAAgctgaagatacatcagagagttcacactggagagaggccatttacctgctcagactgtgggaagggattcactcagtcatcctacctactggtacaccagtcagttcacactggggaaaggccgttcacctgctcagagtgtgggaaaggatttactcaatcatccaccctaatggctcaccagcgagttcatagtggggagcggctgttctcctgctcggactgtgggagggggtTCACTCGGTCatataaactgaaggtacatcagcgagttcacactggagagaggccattcacctgctcggactgtgggaagggattcactcagtcatgtctactgaagttacatcagcgagttcacactggggagcggccgttcacttgctcagactgtgggaagggattcacttgctcatctcaactgaaggtacatcagcgagttcatactggggagaggccgttcacctgcacagtctgtgggaagggattcactttgtcacctcacctactgagacaccagttagttcatactggggagtggccattcacttgctcagtctgtggaaagggattcactgaatcatctttcctgcagagacaccagtcagttcacactgggaagtggcggttcacctgctcagactgtgggaagggattcaatcggttATCTCACCTGCTGTCACACCAGTCAGCCCATACAGGGAAAGGGCCGTTCAACTGCTCAATCTGTGGGAAGGGTTTCatttcgtcatctcaactgaagatacatcagcgatttcacactggggagaggccgttctcctgcacagactgtgggaagggattcactatgtcatctcatctgaaggtacatcagagagttcacactggggagaggccattcacctgctcagactgtgggaagggattcacttcgtcatctcaactgaaggtacatcagagagttcacactggggagaggccgttcacctgctcagactgtgggaagggattcactcggacatctcaactacagagacaccagcgagttcacactgggtag